One Heyndrickxia oleronia genomic window, TTACGAGACTATTCGGTGTCACACATCGAGCCTTATGTAAATAGACAAATGTTACTTGGCCATCATTTAGGCCTTAAAGGAAAGTTGTCGAAACTCCTTGCCGAACAAGACGAAAAAGCATTGAAGCTATCACAACAGGTAGACGAACTCTTAGAATTAGCAAAGAGGGAAAAGATTATTGTGCCATCTGCCATCTTTCAATTTTTTCCTGCTCAGTCCGATGGTGATGATGTAATTATATATGACCCTGATACACCAAGCGTAATACTTGAACGATTTACATTTCCGAGACAGGACAAGAAACCGTATCTTTGCCTTGCAGATTTTTTACGATCGAAAGATAGTGGTGTGATGGATTATGTAGGTATGTTTGCAGTGGTTGCAGGGAAAAACATTCGTGAACGAGCTCAGCGCTTTAAAGCAGAAGGGGACTATTTCAGAAGTCATGCATTGCAAGCGATGGCTCTTGAATTTGCTGAAGGCTTTGCGGAGAGAGTCCACCAGCTTATGCGGGATCAATGGGGATTTCCAGATGCGCCAGAGTTTACGATGCAACAACGATTTGCTGCAAAATATCAAGGACAACGTTTCTCGTTTGGTTATCCAGCCTGCCCAAATCTTGAAGACCAAGAAAAACTTTTTAAGCTACTCCACCCTGAAAGGATTGGTCTTCAATTAACAGAGGGGTTTATGATGGAACCTGAAGCAGCAGTGACGGCGATTGTTTTTTCCCATCCTGAAGCCAGGTATTTTAATGTTATGTGAACTTGATGGGTAATGCTCTTTTCTCAAACATTATTGATCTTTAGTGGGTGAAAAACGCTAAACCCTTTTATTTTACTGAGAAAAGAGCTGCTACCTTTATAATAACCGCTGAATATTTTATTAAGTGAAAAAGCTAGTAGTAGGGTTTGGGTTTTTCTTTTACATACGCAACAAATGATACTAATCAAACGTTTGATTAATTATTTTCTTTGTTGATGAATCTATTGGGATAGCGATCTATCAATTTTAATCAAACGTTTGAATAATAGGATTTTTGGGGAATCTGGCAGCAGATTCTTATTTTTATTTATAACTAGCATTGCTAGGTTTTTCTTATTATGGTAAAAATGAATATACATCTTAATTCTAGGTAGGTGATTATTTGTTTAATCGAGAATTGGTCAAAGGAAGCACTTCTCTTCTTTTACTTCACTTATTGGATGAACAAGATATGTATGGATATCAATTAGCGAGAGAAATGGAACGTAGAAGCGAAGAGGCTCTGCATGTAAAGGAAGGGACCCTATATCCTGCATTGAAAAAATTAGAGGAAAAGGGATATATTGATTCTTATTGGGTTGAGCAAGAAAAAGGTCCTGCACGTAAATATTACCGAATTACAGGAGATGGGAAAGTAGTATTGCTACAAAAGTCAAAAGAATGGAATCGTTTTGTTGGAGTTATTTCTAAAATGTTAGGTGAATTATAATGTTAGATCAAAAAGCTGTATATCTAGAAAAACTGAAACAATCACTAGGTAATCATCCCGAAAAAGATATGATTTGTCGTGAAATTTCATCACATATTGCTGAAGGCATACGGGAAAGAATGCTTTATGGAATAAGTGAAAAAGAAGCTCATGATACGATTTTAAGTGACTTAGGTGACCCAACTGAACTAGGACAGAGCTATCATTTACTAGTAGAAGGTCAAAATAAAACAACTATGGCCATTCTATTAAATTGGTGTTTTTTCATCGGCGGAATATTATTAACAATAATGAATCAAATGTTTCATTTTTCGGTTCTTCATCAAGCTTGGATTGTATTAGAGCGAATATCTCAAGATATTCTTTTACTATATTCCGTTTACTGGTTTTTCTTAGGCTTCACTATTGGAAAAGTTTATGGTCCAAAAGGGAAAAAATGTATTAGTCAAATTGTAATACGAGCATTAATTCCAAATCTGTTATTAATGATTCTTGTACTGAGTAATATGATTCCCAAAGAGTTTTATTCACCACTTCTAGATCCAATATTTATTATTCTTTGTATGATTGCCACAATACTTTTCTATCCGATCAGTAGAGTAGCTTTTAACTATGGGATCGTTCACGGTCTCTAATTTTTTATACAAGTACATAGAAATTCTATGTACTAGGAGGAGAGAGAATGTCTTTAACATCTTTATCGTTTATTGCACTTATTTTAGCCTTTTTTGGACTGAAATTTACAAGAATAGATGGAAAGCTAAATTTTGTATTTAATTATTTTTGGTCTGCTGGTAGTGCATTGTTAGGTATAAATATACTTTTACTTGGAATGACAATTTTAGGAGTAGTCTTGTTTCCTATTTCAACCCCTTTTTTTATTGTGCTATCACCAGTAATTAGTGTAATTTCTTGGAATTGTATAAGGATATGCTTTAGAAAACCATTGGTAAAACGATTGTATGCCTTTTTTATAGGGCATTCTATTTACTTTATTCTTTTACTATATTGTATTTATGGTTTTTTTACCCTTAAACCTTCCTATCCAGGAGAAGATATGTTTATGTCTGGGCTGGGTTATTTGATTGGAGTGATTATTAGTTTTTTTGCAATCATTCTTGGACTCATTACATTTCTATTGCCTTATAAAAATATCAAGCATTAGGGTAGTCATTTATTCATTCGACTTTCGACAAATTTCCTATTTTCTACTATAATAAATAATTTACTTTCCATGATCATTTTTAGTTAATTTAATTGAATTATATTGTAGTAATAGAATTGAAATATAATTGTAATATGAAAAACCCCCATTTTAACATAGTTTGATGCTATAATAGCCTTTGTGAAAAAGACAGTTAATTCTTATTTTTACATAATAATAGACGATAAGATCTTAAATATATATCTACAGAATGCAACAGGAATCGACTATGAATCGGGGGAATATAGAAAATGAAGAGAAGATTACTTTCACTTAGTTTAGCGTCTGTAATTGGGACGAGCGGATTATTTACTACCCATAGCGTGTTTGCAGCCGAGAATTTAAATCAAAAAATTAATAATAAACAACAAGAAATTTCAGAACTTCAAATGAATGAAAAGAGTTTAAAAGCGACAGTTGCTGAAATTAACGCAAAAGTTGAAAATACAAATGAAAAAATGAAACAAACAAAGGCAGAAATAGCTACTACGAAACAAGAATCAGAAGAGTTAAAAGTAAAAATTGCAAAAACAAAAAAGAGAATTGAAGAACGTAATGAACTACTAGAAAAACGTGCGCGTGCAATGCAAGAGAATGGTGGTTCAAGCTATCTAGATGTGCTTTTGGGTGCAGAAAGCTTTGGAGATTTCATTGATCGGGCAATGGCGGTAACAACGATTGTCAATGCAGATCAGGATATAGTAAATGAACAGAAGAAAGACAAGGAATCATTAGAAAAAGCTGAAGCAGATCTTTCAAAGAAACTTGCAAAAGTTGAGAAGGATTTAAAAGAACTAGAAGATATGAAGGTAGCATTACAGTATCAAATTAATGATAAAAATAGTATTCTAGCAAAAATTAAGGAAGAACAAAAAGTTGCCTCAAATGAACTTGGAGAGTTAAAGGGGCAAGCAGCAAAAATTGCAGAGCAGGAACGAGCTGCTGCTGCACAAGCCGCACAAGCTGCTAAAGCAGCACAGGAACAAGCAAGAGTTACTACATCTTCCGATAATTCTAGTTATAGTGCACCACCTCAATCAAATAATGTAACTATTCATATAGGCTCTGGTGGAATCGAAACAGCTATTAGTGTTGGATCATCCATTGTTGGGCGTTCTCCATATAATTGGGGTGGTGGACGTTCTGCGAGTGATATTGCAAACCGTTCTTTTGATTGTTCATCATTCGTACGTTGGGCATATGCCGAAGCGGGAGTGAATTTAGGACCTATTTCAGGTACAACAACTGATTCATTAGTAGTTCAAGGTAGGGCAGTTAGTGCCTCAGAGATGAAACGTGGAGACTTAGTATTTTTTGATACGTATAAGAGAAATGGGCATGTAGGAATTTATTTAGGGAACGGAACCTTCTTAAATGATAACAGCTCACACGGGGTATCAATTGACTCTATGAGTAATTCTTACTGGAGATCAACATTTAAAGGTGTCGTTAGACGCGTAGTTGAATAATAAATAAAGGCTGTATTCGTATAGTTTGTTGCTTTTGTAAAAGCCCAACTGTCGGCTTTTACACTTAATACAGATTAGCAACAATGTTTGAGAAAAGAGCCGAATAAAAACACTCTATCATTAGAGTGTTTTTATTTATGGATATTTTTAAAACCTTTTCTACCAAAAGAAGAATAGATTTGGAAAAAACATATTTCTTCATTTTTTCATGTTACAAGTTATATTCGATATCTATATGATAGGAAGCTTGAAAAAGGGGTTGTCTATCAAGGGTTAGACCCTCTAATAGACAACCCCTCACTCATTATTTCTTTTCTAGATCTTCTCCAATAATCTTTACTTCTCTTTCTAATGCAACATTGAACTTTTCCAACACTGTTTTTTGAACATGCTTGATTAACGAAATATACTCTTCTGCCGTAGCATTATCTTTATTCACAATGAATCCTGCGTGCTTCGTCGATACTTCAGCTCCACCCAATCGAGTACCTTGGAGCCCGCTATCTTGAATCAGCTTTCCTGCAAAGTAACCAGGCGGTCTTTTAAATACACTGCCACAGGAAGGATATTCTAATGGTTGTTTTGATTCTCTTTTGAATGTAAGATCATCCATTACCGCTTTAATTTCATCATAGTTTCCAGGTTTTAGATTAAATGCTGCTTCGAGAACAATATCACCCTTTTCTGGGATATTACTTGTACGATAACTTAGCTCCAAATCTGCTGCTGTTCTCTTAACGACATCACCATTTTTATCAACAACCATTGCGTAATCGAGGACATCTTTAATTTCTCCTCCATAGGCACCTGCATTCATGTACAATGCTCCACCGACTGTTCCTGGGATCCCACATGCGAATTCTAATCCGGATAAATGCTCTTTTAACGCATATCTAGAAGCATCAATAATGGCAGCCCCACTTTGTGCCACAAGCTGATTTCCATTTGTTGATATGCGATTGAAGTTCTTAAGCAAGATGACAATGCCTCGAATACCGCCATCCTTTACAATAAGATTGGAACCATTCCCTAATAAGGTAAAAGGGATGTTTTCTAACTTGGCAAACTTGACCACCGCTTGTACTTCTTCATAAGTAGATGGTGTTAAGAAAATATCGGCCTTGCCACCTAGTCTTGTATAAGTATGGTTTTTTAGGATTTCATTTATTTTAATATTTCTCTCATCAATGATTGAAGTTAATTTATTATAAATATTCGTA contains:
- a CDS encoding PadR family transcriptional regulator, whose translation is MFNRELVKGSTSLLLLHLLDEQDMYGYQLAREMERRSEEALHVKEGTLYPALKKLEEKGYIDSYWVEQEKGPARKYYRITGDGKVVLLQKSKEWNRFVGVISKMLGEL
- a CDS encoding permease prefix domain 1-containing protein; the encoded protein is MLDQKAVYLEKLKQSLGNHPEKDMICREISSHIAEGIRERMLYGISEKEAHDTILSDLGDPTELGQSYHLLVEGQNKTTMAILLNWCFFIGGILLTIMNQMFHFSVLHQAWIVLERISQDILLLYSVYWFFLGFTIGKVYGPKGKKCISQIVIRALIPNLLLMILVLSNMIPKEFYSPLLDPIFIILCMIATILFYPISRVAFNYGIVHGL
- a CDS encoding coiled-coil domain-containing protein, producing the protein MKRRLLSLSLASVIGTSGLFTTHSVFAAENLNQKINNKQQEISELQMNEKSLKATVAEINAKVENTNEKMKQTKAEIATTKQESEELKVKIAKTKKRIEERNELLEKRARAMQENGGSSYLDVLLGAESFGDFIDRAMAVTTIVNADQDIVNEQKKDKESLEKAEADLSKKLAKVEKDLKELEDMKVALQYQINDKNSILAKIKEEQKVASNELGELKGQAAKIAEQERAAAAQAAQAAKAAQEQARVTTSSDNSSYSAPPQSNNVTIHIGSGGIETAISVGSSIVGRSPYNWGGGRSASDIANRSFDCSSFVRWAYAEAGVNLGPISGTTTDSLVVQGRAVSASEMKRGDLVFFDTYKRNGHVGIYLGNGTFLNDNSSHGVSIDSMSNSYWRSTFKGVVRRVVE
- the murB gene encoding UDP-N-acetylmuramate dehydrogenase, which translates into the protein MTDYTNIYNKLTSIIDERNIKINEILKNHTYTRLGGKADIFLTPSTYEEVQAVVKFAKLENIPFTLLGNGSNLIVKDGGIRGIVILLKNFNRISTNGNQLVAQSGAAIIDASRYALKEHLSGLEFACGIPGTVGGALYMNAGAYGGEIKDVLDYAMVVDKNGDVVKRTAADLELSYRTSNIPEKGDIVLEAAFNLKPGNYDEIKAVMDDLTFKRESKQPLEYPSCGSVFKRPPGYFAGKLIQDSGLQGTRLGGAEVSTKHAGFIVNKDNATAEEYISLIKHVQKTVLEKFNVALEREVKIIGEDLEKK